In Brassica napus cultivar Da-Ae unplaced genomic scaffold, Da-Ae ScsIHWf_2390;HRSCAF=3089, whole genome shotgun sequence, one DNA window encodes the following:
- the LOC106414554 gene encoding LOW QUALITY PROTEIN: E3 ubiquitin-protein ligase CIP8 (The sequence of the model RefSeq protein was modified relative to this genomic sequence to represent the inferred CDS: inserted 2 bases in 2 codons) — translation MSSAPSDDAHWCYHCNKRVVVETVDDFVVCSECNKGFVESIDPIPRSPPLSPDLRVEDSSIGSHFLQMLRLLXHAPSPPRLDVLSYEDEFFGLEINSRNEIEDEEDEEEEEEEDRGGEMFPITTRSITGRNRILDWAEILMGIEDNSDRYAVNAADYVDDGAGYEALLQNLAEGDGGGRRXAPPAAKSAIEALETLEVGDSCDKMMMVVVCAVCKDAMVIGETVKKLPCGHCYHGNCILPWLGTRNSCPVCRFQLKTDDAEYEEEEERKKRTTTTTLTDSGASSSSSSRF, via the exons ATGTCCAGCGCTCCGTCGGATGATGCGCACTGGTGCTACCACTGCAACAAGCGCGTCGTCGTCGAAACTGTAGACGATTTCGTCGTCTGCTCCGAATGCAACAAAGGCTTCGTCGAATCGATCGATCCGATTCCACGCTCGCCGCCGCTTTCCCCAGATCTGAGGGTAGAAGACTCGAGCATCGGCTCGCATTTCCTCCAGATGCTCCGTCTCT ACCACGCGCCGTCGCCGCCTCGGCTCGATGTGTTGTCGTACGAAGACGAGTTCTTCGGGTTGGAGATTAATAGCAGAAACGAAATCGAAGACGAAGAggatgaggaggaagaagaagaagaggatcgAGGAGGGGAGATGTTCCCGATCACGACGCGATCGATAACCGGAAGAAACCGGATTCTCGATTGGGCCGAGATTCTAATGGGAATCGAGGACAATTCGGATCGGTACGCTGTAAACGCGGCTGATTACGTCGACGACGGAGCTGGTTACGAGGCGCTTCTCCAGAATTTAGCGGAAGGAGACGGTGGTGGGAGGA GAGCACCGCCGGCGGCGAAATCGGCGATTGAGGCGTTAGAGACTTTGGAGGTTGGTGATTCTTGTGACAAGATGATGATGGTTGTGGTTTGTGCTGTGTGTAAAGATGCGATGGTGATTGGtgaaactgttaagaagttACCGTGTGGGCATTGTTACCACGGTAATTGTATTTTGCCGTGGCTAGGAACGAGGAACTCTTGTCCTGTTTGTAGGTTCCAGCTGAAGACTGATGATGCTGAGtatgaggaagaggaagagaggaagaaaagaaCCACCACCACTACCTTGACCGACTCTggcgcttcttcttcttcttcttcccgtTTCTAA